The following proteins are encoded in a genomic region of Cricetulus griseus strain 17A/GY chromosome 7, alternate assembly CriGri-PICRH-1.0, whole genome shotgun sequence:
- the Nsrp1 gene encoding nuclear speckle splicing regulatory protein 1 isoform X1 — translation MAVPGRQYGLILPKKTQPLHRVLQKPSVFGNDSDDDDETSVSESLQREAAKKQAMKQTKLEIQKALAEDSTVYEYDSIYDEMQKKKEESNPKLLLGKDRKPKYIHNLLKAVEIRKKEQEKRMEKKIQREREMEKGEFDDKEAFVTSAYKKKLEERAEEEEREKKAAALEARLDVTKQKDLSGFYRHLLNQAVGEEAVPKSSFREARTGIKEEKPRGYSDEANSEDRLQQNCLLQAGGEGKNPDADSDFDTKSSEDDEREENKVSHRREEETKKYPRHHKNRTHSRSSSEERGHGAKHHSRSPKSRGHDQKGGQHQNRQAREQESCQMDHSHRKEKSSHRHREIDHKDHYRKRHEQEDNVRGREQRERQDREWKREKYSSREQDKSRQWNDHDHDQYNEKEKKSKEKEEHMKGRKERYENNGRYREMEKQERNRDRRESSPRSRPKDEFLDQERSNKVRNMEKDNGDQEKPSRSETSLATKHRLAEERQEKGNEQSKPPEALSKFAKRSNEETVMSARDRYLARQMARINAKTYIEKEED, via the exons ACCTCCGTGAGTGAAAGCCTTCAGAGGGAAGCTGCTAAGAAACAGGCCATGAAACAG ACCAAACTGGAGATTCAGAAAGCCCTTGCAGAAGATTCCACTGTGTATGAGTATGACAGCATCTATGATGAAatgcagaaaaagaaggaagaaagtaatCCCAAGCTGCTGCTGGGAAAAGACCGGAAG cCCAAATATATCCACAACTTACTAAAAGCAGTGGAGATCAGAAAAAAGGAAcaggaaaaaagaatggaaaagaaaatacagagagaaCGAGAGATGGAAAAGGGAGAATTTGATGACAAAGAGGCATTTGTAACATCTGCttataaaaaaaaactagaagaaagagctgaagaggaggaaagagaaaagaaggcgGCTGCCCTGGAAG CACGACTGGATGTGACCAAGCAGAAAGATCTTAGTGGATTTTATAGGCACCTGTTAAATCAAGCCGTTGGTGAAGAAGCAGTTCCTAAGTCCAGCTTCCGTGAAGCCAG gaCTGGAATAAAAGAAGAGAAGCCTAGGGGTTACTCTGATGAAGCAAATTCAGAGGACAGACTGCAGCAGAACTGCCTTCTCCAAGCTGGTGGAGAGGGGAAAAACCCCGATGCTGACAGTGATTTTGACACTAAGAGCAGTGAGgatgatgaaagggaagaaaataaagtcagccacagaagggaagaagagactaAGAAGTACCCCAGGCATCACAAGAATCGGACCCACTCTCGATCCTCTAGTGAAGAAAGAGGACATGGTGCTAAGCACCATTCCAGAAGTCCCAAGTCAAGAGGACACGACCAAAAGGGAGGTCAGCACCAGAACAGGCAGGccagagagcaggagagctgtcagATGGACCACAGCCACCGGAAAGAAAAGAGTTCTCACAGGCACAGAGAAATCGATCACAAAGATCACTACCGGAAGAGGCATGAGCAAGAAGATAATGTGAGGGGGcgagagcagagagaaaggcagGACAGAGAATGGAAAAGGGAGAAATACTCCTCCAGAGAACAAGACAAAAGCAGACAGTGGAATGACCACGACCACGACcaatacaatgagaaagaaaagaaaagcaaagagaaagaagaacatatgaaaggaagaaaggaaagatatGAAAACAACGGGAGATACAGAgagatggaaaaacaagaaagaaatcgaGACAGAAGGGAAAGCAGCCCAAGATCTAGACCAAAGGATGAGTTTCTTGACCAGGAAAGATCCAACAAAGTAAGAAACATGGAAAAGGACAATGGGGACCAAGAGAAGCCCTCTCGTTCTGAAACATCACTAGCAACAAAACATAGACTGGCAGAGGAAAGGCAGGAGAAGGGCAATGAGCAATCGAAGCCCCCCGAGGCCTTGAGCAAGTTTGCAAAGCGGAGCAATGAGGAAACTGTGATGTCAGCGAGAGACAGGTACCTGGCCAGGCAGATGGCGCGGATTAATGCAAAGACTTACATTGAGAAAGAGGAGGACTAA
- the Nsrp1 gene encoding nuclear speckle splicing regulatory protein 1 isoform X2, which yields MKQTKLEIQKALAEDSTVYEYDSIYDEMQKKKEESNPKLLLGKDRKPKYIHNLLKAVEIRKKEQEKRMEKKIQREREMEKGEFDDKEAFVTSAYKKKLEERAEEEEREKKAAALEARLDVTKQKDLSGFYRHLLNQAVGEEAVPKSSFREARTGIKEEKPRGYSDEANSEDRLQQNCLLQAGGEGKNPDADSDFDTKSSEDDEREENKVSHRREEETKKYPRHHKNRTHSRSSSEERGHGAKHHSRSPKSRGHDQKGGQHQNRQAREQESCQMDHSHRKEKSSHRHREIDHKDHYRKRHEQEDNVRGREQRERQDREWKREKYSSREQDKSRQWNDHDHDQYNEKEKKSKEKEEHMKGRKERYENNGRYREMEKQERNRDRRESSPRSRPKDEFLDQERSNKVRNMEKDNGDQEKPSRSETSLATKHRLAEERQEKGNEQSKPPEALSKFAKRSNEETVMSARDRYLARQMARINAKTYIEKEED from the exons ATGAAACAG ACCAAACTGGAGATTCAGAAAGCCCTTGCAGAAGATTCCACTGTGTATGAGTATGACAGCATCTATGATGAAatgcagaaaaagaaggaagaaagtaatCCCAAGCTGCTGCTGGGAAAAGACCGGAAG cCCAAATATATCCACAACTTACTAAAAGCAGTGGAGATCAGAAAAAAGGAAcaggaaaaaagaatggaaaagaaaatacagagagaaCGAGAGATGGAAAAGGGAGAATTTGATGACAAAGAGGCATTTGTAACATCTGCttataaaaaaaaactagaagaaagagctgaagaggaggaaagagaaaagaaggcgGCTGCCCTGGAAG CACGACTGGATGTGACCAAGCAGAAAGATCTTAGTGGATTTTATAGGCACCTGTTAAATCAAGCCGTTGGTGAAGAAGCAGTTCCTAAGTCCAGCTTCCGTGAAGCCAG gaCTGGAATAAAAGAAGAGAAGCCTAGGGGTTACTCTGATGAAGCAAATTCAGAGGACAGACTGCAGCAGAACTGCCTTCTCCAAGCTGGTGGAGAGGGGAAAAACCCCGATGCTGACAGTGATTTTGACACTAAGAGCAGTGAGgatgatgaaagggaagaaaataaagtcagccacagaagggaagaagagactaAGAAGTACCCCAGGCATCACAAGAATCGGACCCACTCTCGATCCTCTAGTGAAGAAAGAGGACATGGTGCTAAGCACCATTCCAGAAGTCCCAAGTCAAGAGGACACGACCAAAAGGGAGGTCAGCACCAGAACAGGCAGGccagagagcaggagagctgtcagATGGACCACAGCCACCGGAAAGAAAAGAGTTCTCACAGGCACAGAGAAATCGATCACAAAGATCACTACCGGAAGAGGCATGAGCAAGAAGATAATGTGAGGGGGcgagagcagagagaaaggcagGACAGAGAATGGAAAAGGGAGAAATACTCCTCCAGAGAACAAGACAAAAGCAGACAGTGGAATGACCACGACCACGACcaatacaatgagaaagaaaagaaaagcaaagagaaagaagaacatatgaaaggaagaaaggaaagatatGAAAACAACGGGAGATACAGAgagatggaaaaacaagaaagaaatcgaGACAGAAGGGAAAGCAGCCCAAGATCTAGACCAAAGGATGAGTTTCTTGACCAGGAAAGATCCAACAAAGTAAGAAACATGGAAAAGGACAATGGGGACCAAGAGAAGCCCTCTCGTTCTGAAACATCACTAGCAACAAAACATAGACTGGCAGAGGAAAGGCAGGAGAAGGGCAATGAGCAATCGAAGCCCCCCGAGGCCTTGAGCAAGTTTGCAAAGCGGAGCAATGAGGAAACTGTGATGTCAGCGAGAGACAGGTACCTGGCCAGGCAGATGGCGCGGATTAATGCAAAGACTTACATTGAGAAAGAGGAGGACTAA